The Leptospira fletcheri genome includes a region encoding these proteins:
- a CDS encoding hydroxyacylglutathione hydrolase has product MLEIVQIYTASPLRNFSYLIRQTSSGETVCIDPFDSAQISAVLKNKDWNLNFIVNTHEHWDHTSGNEGLCREFGSVVLTHPKGMESVPLASQSLLPGDRILSDPAELSYLEVLDTPGHTFSHICLLQIENKTPTAVFTGDTIFNCGVGNCKNGGNAEVLYRTVSEIFYALPDTVRLYPGHDYLKNNLRFSLHLDPENSRAKAALERAEGLRENEEFWTTDFGEEREFNPFFLCRNPSLSLVSGIRNRSGKTDLPTDEKTLFLTLRSLRDKW; this is encoded by the coding sequence ATGTTGGAAATCGTCCAAATCTACACAGCTAGCCCGCTTCGAAATTTCAGCTACTTAATCCGACAAACTTCCTCCGGAGAAACCGTCTGCATAGACCCGTTCGACTCCGCCCAGATTTCCGCCGTGCTAAAGAATAAAGATTGGAATTTAAATTTCATCGTAAACACTCACGAACACTGGGACCATACGAGCGGAAACGAAGGGCTTTGCCGGGAATTCGGATCCGTCGTATTGACACACCCCAAAGGGATGGAATCCGTCCCTTTGGCGAGCCAATCCTTGCTTCCGGGAGACAGGATCTTGTCCGATCCCGCGGAACTCTCTTACTTGGAAGTATTGGACACTCCGGGACATACCTTCTCTCACATTTGTCTTCTCCAGATCGAAAACAAAACTCCGACCGCAGTCTTTACGGGAGATACCATCTTCAATTGCGGAGTAGGAAATTGCAAGAATGGGGGAAACGCCGAAGTACTGTACCGAACCGTTTCCGAAATTTTCTATGCGCTACCGGACACAGTCAGGCTTTACCCGGGCCACGATTATCTGAAGAACAATCTTAGATTCAGTCTGCACCTGGATCCGGAAAATTCTAGGGCGAAGGCGGCTTTGGAACGAGCGGAAGGTCTCCGGGAAAACGAGGAATTTTGGACGACCGACTTCGGAGAAGAAAGGGAATTCAATCCTTTCTTCCTCTGTAGAAATCCTTCCCTTTCTCTAGTTTCCGGAATACGGAATCGATCCGGCAAGACGGATCTTCCGACCGACGAGAAAACTCTTTTTCTGACTTTACGATCCCTAAGAGACAAATGGTAG
- a CDS encoding MBL fold metallo-hydrolase, with the protein MRIKFWGVRGSISSPVKGDLIRAKILKILSLASPSDLQSPEAIEDFLDSLALSNWSTYGGNTTCVEIRDKEDRLIIIDGGTGLRELGNSILHEGYLQGKGSAVWIFTHTHWDHIQGIPFFVPLYTPGNRFEFVSSVENLENRLKYQHTFTHFPVPFEGFQAEKIFRHVPEGRAFRATDSVTSISKAVRHPGGSYSYRFEEDGKSLIFASDAEFNLDEMENIDDYLNYFRGADVLVFDTQYTFEESLQKIDWGHSTASMATDIALRANVKKLVMFHHDPSYDDEKLDAVYLRAIKYKEMFDPDNQLEIIMAREGLEIQI; encoded by the coding sequence ATGCGGATTAAATTTTGGGGAGTTCGGGGCTCCATTTCTTCCCCGGTAAAAGGCGATTTGATTCGGGCGAAGATTTTAAAAATCCTGAGTCTCGCTTCGCCTTCCGACCTTCAGAGTCCGGAAGCCATAGAAGACTTTCTGGATTCCTTAGCCCTGTCCAATTGGAGCACGTACGGTGGAAATACCACCTGCGTCGAAATCCGGGATAAGGAAGATAGACTCATCATTATCGACGGTGGTACGGGACTCCGGGAACTCGGGAATTCCATTCTGCACGAAGGTTATCTCCAGGGAAAAGGAAGCGCCGTTTGGATCTTTACTCATACCCATTGGGACCATATTCAGGGGATTCCTTTCTTTGTACCTCTGTACACTCCGGGGAACAGGTTCGAGTTCGTAAGCTCGGTGGAAAATCTGGAGAATCGGTTGAAATACCAGCACACCTTTACCCATTTTCCGGTTCCTTTCGAAGGCTTTCAGGCGGAAAAAATCTTTCGCCACGTACCGGAAGGAAGGGCTTTCCGTGCGACCGACTCCGTGACTTCCATTTCGAAAGCGGTGCGACATCCGGGCGGAAGTTATTCGTATCGTTTCGAAGAGGATGGTAAATCCTTGATCTTCGCGTCCGACGCAGAATTCAATCTGGACGAGATGGAGAATATCGACGATTACTTGAACTATTTTAGAGGAGCTGACGTGCTCGTTTTCGATACCCAATACACGTTCGAAGAGTCCTTGCAAAAAATCGATTGGGGACACAGCACCGCTTCGATGGCTACGGACATCGCCTTACGTGCGAACGTGAAAAAGTTGGTCATGTTTCACCATGACCCTTCCTACGACGACGAAAAGCTGGATGCAGTCTATCTACGCGCTATCAAATACAAGGAAATGTTCGATCCGGACAATCAGCTGGAGATCATTATGGCGAGAGAAGGTTTGGAGATTCAGATCTGA
- a CDS encoding ABC transporter ATP-binding protein: protein MKKALEIENLVKTYSGGIQALRGIDLTVEEGEFFALLGPNGAGKSTTIGILSSLVNKTSGKVRIYGADIDTDLPLAKSFLGVVPQEFNFNIFEKVEQIVINQGGYYGLAKSVATERAHEYLKQLGLYEKRKESAGRLSGGMKRRLMIARALVHNPKILILDEPTAGVDIEFRRSLWEFLIKLNESGITIILTTHYLEEAETLCKRIAIIDRGLIVENTSVKELLVKLDTETFILDLQEAVSVPPKLNGFLLRKVDDLTLEVEVNKTHSINELFRLLDQEGIKITSMRNKANRLEELFLKLVEKNS from the coding sequence ATGAAAAAAGCATTAGAGATAGAAAATCTGGTTAAAACCTATTCGGGAGGGATTCAGGCTCTCCGAGGAATTGATTTAACCGTGGAAGAAGGCGAATTTTTCGCGCTCTTGGGTCCGAACGGCGCGGGCAAATCCACTACCATCGGAATCCTGAGTTCCCTGGTGAACAAAACCTCGGGAAAAGTCAGAATTTACGGCGCTGACATCGACACTGACCTTCCTCTGGCCAAATCTTTCTTGGGAGTCGTACCGCAAGAGTTCAATTTCAATATCTTTGAAAAAGTGGAACAGATCGTGATCAACCAGGGGGGCTATTACGGCCTGGCCAAATCCGTTGCGACCGAGAGAGCTCACGAATATCTGAAACAATTAGGACTTTATGAAAAACGAAAAGAATCTGCGGGAAGATTATCCGGGGGAATGAAACGAAGGCTGATGATCGCGAGGGCCCTGGTCCATAATCCGAAAATTCTGATCCTGGACGAACCTACGGCGGGAGTGGACATAGAATTCAGAAGATCCCTTTGGGAATTCCTGATCAAATTAAACGAATCGGGGATCACTATCATACTTACCACCCATTATCTGGAGGAAGCGGAAACACTTTGCAAAAGAATCGCGATCATAGATAGAGGACTCATCGTGGAAAACACCTCCGTTAAGGAACTCCTGGTAAAATTGGATACGGAAACCTTCATACTCGACCTACAGGAAGCGGTATCGGTTCCTCCGAAACTCAACGGCTTTTTATTGAGAAAAGTGGACGACCTGACCCTGGAAGTGGAGGTCAACAAAACCCATTCGATCAACGAACTGTTCCGATTGTTGGACCAGGAAGGAATAAAAATCACCAGCATGAGAAACAAAGCGAATCGACTGGAAGAACTCTTCCTGAAATTGGTGGAGAAGAATTCATGA
- a CDS encoding BolA family protein: MKETQEELEFLLREKFSPSALEVVDFSAEHAGHSGNPEGRRKGTHLRVRIACESFRGKSLLEQHRLVVSTLESTVKARKIHALEIRTEVP, encoded by the coding sequence ATGAAAGAAACTCAGGAAGAATTGGAATTTCTACTTCGGGAAAAATTCTCTCCCTCAGCTTTGGAAGTGGTGGATTTTTCCGCGGAGCACGCAGGTCATTCCGGGAATCCGGAAGGACGCAGGAAAGGAACCCATCTGAGAGTTCGGATCGCTTGTGAATCCTTTCGGGGAAAGTCTCTCCTGGAACAACACAGACTCGTCGTTTCCACCTTGGAATCCACGGTGAAGGCCAGGAAAATCCACGCCTTGGAAATCCGGACCGAAGTTCCCTGA
- the gshA gene encoding glutamate--cysteine ligase, with translation MKRSVAGLVCPNLRHAVKAKHGLEKESMRIFSDGKIATTPHPKALGSSLTNHYIKTDFSEPQLEFATNARPRIEAIVRELQDLHIFTSRHLQGEWIWPFSMPPILPKEEKDIPLGKYGLSFSGEWKTLYRNGLGLRYGRRMQTISGVHYNFSFSNLFLKQIFEKEISKFDKEEISEMYLSVTRNFFRKVPFVLYLTGATPAFDETFLPVRYDFQFTKHKSHTLFAPYATSLRMSEIGYTSQVQDALPINYNSLKEYMDGMCYAVSTPYPPYESLGGSPNQLNANYLQIENEFYSPIRPKQIPKNQERPLDALKNRGIQYIEIRCLDIEPESPTGVSKSSLAYIQMILLDGILRPSPPILEPEKKRIRENTRRTIWEGRKPGLSILGEDGGEIDFIRAGVEYTESLFPIAEELDRHSGRTFYQDTLSTMLEKWRDPGKTPSGRFLKRLLEEDWEFRDLGIHLARENFRNQSQMELTPGKWNSFEKEVHRSVEELAKIEETEKVRKFPTPKICNH, from the coding sequence ATGAAACGTAGTGTAGCAGGTTTAGTATGCCCGAATTTAAGACACGCGGTCAAAGCGAAGCACGGATTGGAAAAGGAGAGCATGAGAATCTTTTCGGACGGAAAGATCGCGACCACTCCCCATCCTAAAGCCTTGGGCTCCAGTCTTACAAATCATTATATTAAGACCGATTTTTCCGAACCACAATTGGAATTCGCGACAAATGCCAGACCTAGAATAGAAGCCATTGTCCGAGAATTGCAGGATTTGCATATCTTTACTTCCCGGCATCTACAAGGAGAATGGATATGGCCGTTCAGTATGCCTCCCATTTTACCGAAAGAGGAGAAGGACATTCCCTTGGGGAAATACGGCCTCTCTTTTTCCGGGGAATGGAAGACGCTTTATCGGAATGGGCTCGGACTCCGTTACGGAAGGAGAATGCAGACGATCTCCGGCGTGCATTATAATTTTTCCTTTTCCAATCTGTTCTTAAAACAGATTTTCGAAAAGGAGATCTCCAAATTCGACAAAGAAGAGATTTCGGAAATGTACCTTTCCGTCACTAGAAACTTCTTTCGGAAAGTCCCTTTCGTTTTGTATCTCACCGGAGCGACGCCCGCTTTCGACGAGACCTTCCTACCTGTTCGGTACGATTTTCAGTTCACCAAGCATAAATCCCATACTCTCTTTGCCCCCTATGCGACTTCCCTCCGAATGAGCGAAATCGGTTATACGAGCCAGGTGCAGGACGCTCTTCCCATCAATTATAATTCTTTAAAGGAATACATGGACGGAATGTGTTACGCGGTCAGTACGCCGTATCCTCCTTACGAGTCCTTGGGGGGATCTCCGAATCAGTTGAACGCGAATTATCTTCAGATTGAAAACGAATTCTATTCCCCCATCCGTCCCAAGCAGATTCCGAAAAACCAGGAACGTCCATTGGATGCTCTCAAAAACAGAGGAATCCAATACATAGAGATCCGATGTCTGGATATAGAACCCGAATCCCCTACGGGAGTCAGCAAGAGCAGTTTGGCATATATACAGATGATTCTGCTGGACGGGATCCTGAGGCCGAGTCCACCCATTTTGGAACCGGAAAAAAAGCGGATCCGCGAAAACACAAGGCGAACCATTTGGGAAGGAAGGAAGCCGGGCCTTTCCATTTTAGGTGAGGACGGAGGAGAAATCGATTTTATCCGAGCCGGAGTCGAATATACAGAATCTTTATTTCCGATCGCGGAAGAATTGGATCGTCATTCGGGAAGAACGTTTTACCAGGATACTCTGAGCACTATGTTGGAAAAATGGAGAGATCCGGGGAAAACCCCTTCCGGTCGTTTTCTGAAACGGCTTCTGGAAGAAGATTGGGAATTCCGTGATTTGGGAATCCATCTTGCTCGGGAGAATTTCCGAAACCAGTCCCAGATGGAACTCACGCCGGGGAAATGGAATTCTTTCGAAAAGGAAGTGCATCGTTCCGTCGAAGAATTGGCGAAAATCGAAGAGACCGAAAAGGTGCGTAAGTTCCCGACTCCCAAGATATGCAACCATTGA
- the glpK gene encoding glycerol kinase GlpK, whose protein sequence is MSEYIIGIDAGTTGIRTFCFNRSGGVISSAYSEFKQYFPKAGWVEHDPEEIWAKTEKLILQAIRKGKLKPENAVAIGITNQRETTVLFDKDTGAPVYNAIVWQCRRTAEFCGTLKKEGVEPIFRKKTGLVVDAYFSGTKIRWILENVKGVRAKAEKGKILFGTIDTYLLYRLTNGKSHKTDHTNASRTLIFNIEKKEWDKELLKILDIPEAILPETHNSSNLFGRTEGVKGLLDGIPISSLVGDQQGALFGQLCTEPGEAKNTYGTGCFLLFNTGNKLQISKNNLITTLACGPEGKTVYCLEGSIFIGGAVIQYLRDNLKFFKESKLSEKMASSVTKEDEVVFVPAFAGLGAPYWDMNARGAILGLTRDTTQEQIARAALKSIALQSYELVEAMENDTGSKLKLLKVDGGATANQWLMQYQADILGKKIVRPSNLDTTVLGAAYLAGLERGFYSSVSDLKKKQKSNKEFSPKMSGGQREKEIRVWKESVKRILTGN, encoded by the coding sequence ATGAGCGAATATATCATAGGTATCGATGCGGGTACCACGGGGATCCGTACGTTTTGTTTTAATCGGTCGGGTGGAGTGATTTCCAGCGCTTACTCCGAATTTAAACAGTACTTTCCGAAAGCCGGCTGGGTGGAACACGATCCCGAAGAAATTTGGGCCAAGACGGAAAAGCTCATCCTGCAAGCGATCCGAAAGGGAAAGTTGAAACCCGAAAATGCGGTCGCCATAGGAATCACGAACCAGAGAGAGACCACCGTACTTTTCGATAAAGATACAGGAGCTCCGGTTTACAACGCCATAGTTTGGCAATGTAGAAGGACGGCTGAATTCTGCGGTACATTGAAAAAAGAGGGAGTCGAACCTATTTTCCGAAAAAAAACCGGACTCGTAGTGGATGCCTATTTTAGCGGAACCAAGATCCGTTGGATTTTGGAGAATGTAAAAGGAGTGAGGGCCAAGGCGGAGAAAGGGAAGATACTCTTCGGAACGATCGACACATATCTTTTGTACCGCTTGACCAACGGAAAATCGCACAAAACGGACCATACGAATGCCAGTAGAACCCTGATCTTCAATATAGAAAAAAAGGAATGGGATAAGGAACTGTTGAAGATTCTGGATATTCCGGAAGCGATTTTGCCGGAGACCCACAATTCCAGCAATCTGTTCGGAAGGACGGAAGGGGTGAAAGGACTCCTGGACGGAATTCCGATCTCTTCCCTAGTGGGAGACCAACAAGGTGCATTGTTCGGACAATTGTGTACGGAACCTGGAGAGGCAAAGAACACGTACGGAACCGGATGCTTTCTCTTATTCAATACGGGAAACAAATTACAGATCTCTAAAAACAATTTGATCACCACTCTCGCCTGCGGTCCGGAAGGAAAAACCGTGTATTGCCTAGAAGGTTCCATCTTTATCGGAGGTGCGGTCATCCAGTACCTGCGGGACAATCTGAAGTTTTTTAAAGAATCCAAGCTTTCCGAAAAAATGGCTTCGTCCGTGACCAAAGAGGACGAGGTGGTTTTCGTACCTGCATTTGCCGGTTTGGGAGCTCCTTACTGGGATATGAACGCTAGGGGAGCAATTTTGGGTCTGACCAGAGATACGACTCAGGAGCAGATTGCCCGCGCCGCATTAAAATCCATCGCCCTGCAATCCTATGAATTAGTGGAGGCTATGGAAAACGATACCGGCTCCAAATTGAAACTATTGAAGGTGGACGGAGGCGCGACAGCAAACCAATGGCTGATGCAGTACCAAGCGGACATTTTGGGTAAAAAAATCGTTCGTCCTTCGAATTTGGATACGACCGTTCTAGGAGCCGCTTATTTGGCCGGGCTGGAAAGAGGTTTTTACTCCTCGGTGTCCGACTTGAAGAAAAAGCAAAAATCGAATAAGGAATTTTCGCCGAAGATGAGCGGAGGACAAAGGGAAAAAGAGATTCGAGTTTGGAAGGAGTCCGTTAAAAGAATTTTAACGGGAAACTGA
- the gshAB gene encoding bifunctional glutamate--cysteine ligase GshA/glutathione synthetase GshB, whose protein sequence is MQPLTIRLPEGQRLDPSEYVLSGFEDLEISTQIMIRDALNRGLTVEVLDRVSHFLRISGSGSSRLVKEASKTDLDSYMTFLVMENKTVTKRILHEKGIRVPIGISFSDPEEGMRYFRGHSEKKLVVKPVTTNFGIGITILSPRSSEEQAKTAIETALSFSETAILEEFAEGQEYRFLVIGSECVAVCNRIPANVIGDGSKSVRELVLEKNRDPRRGIGHVTPLEKIRLEETELGVLKEQGLAVDSVPASGETVYLRRNSNISTGGDSIDVTDEASPAYKKIAVDAAKAVGAKICGVDIIVKDLGGNEDYRILELNFNPVLYIHNYPYSGKNRDVGNRILDLLGF, encoded by the coding sequence ATGCAACCATTGACGATCCGACTCCCCGAAGGTCAAAGATTGGATCCGAGCGAGTATGTGCTTTCCGGATTCGAAGATCTGGAGATCTCCACTCAGATCATGATCCGGGACGCACTCAATCGCGGGCTGACCGTAGAGGTGTTGGACCGAGTGAGTCATTTCCTTCGGATTTCCGGATCCGGAAGTTCCCGTTTGGTCAAGGAGGCTTCCAAAACGGATTTGGATTCCTATATGACGTTTCTGGTCATGGAAAATAAGACGGTAACGAAACGCATTCTGCACGAAAAAGGGATCCGAGTTCCGATAGGAATCAGTTTTTCGGATCCGGAAGAGGGAATGCGTTATTTTCGGGGACATTCCGAAAAGAAACTGGTCGTTAAGCCGGTTACCACGAATTTCGGAATCGGAATCACGATTCTTTCTCCAAGATCTTCCGAAGAACAAGCCAAAACGGCGATCGAAACGGCTCTTTCTTTTTCGGAGACCGCAATCCTGGAAGAATTTGCGGAAGGGCAGGAATATCGTTTTTTAGTGATCGGGAGCGAATGTGTCGCAGTGTGTAATCGTATTCCGGCTAACGTGATCGGAGACGGAAGTAAGAGCGTAAGGGAATTGGTTCTCGAAAAGAACCGGGATCCCAGGAGAGGGATCGGTCATGTTACTCCCCTAGAAAAGATCCGGCTGGAAGAAACAGAGCTGGGAGTTTTAAAAGAGCAAGGGTTGGCTGTGGATTCGGTTCCGGCGAGCGGAGAGACCGTCTATCTCCGAAGAAATTCGAATATCAGTACGGGAGGAGATTCGATAGACGTTACGGATGAGGCTTCTCCTGCTTATAAAAAAATTGCAGTGGATGCAGCAAAAGCAGTAGGAGCGAAAATTTGCGGAGTGGATATTATTGTGAAGGATCTAGGCGGAAACGAGGATTATAGAATTCTGGAACTCAATTTCAATCCCGTCCTTTACATTCACAACTATCCGTATTCCGGAAAAAATAGGGACGTAGGGAATCGGATTTTGGATCTTCTCGGGTTTTAG
- the grxD gene encoding Grx4 family monothiol glutaredoxin: MDQTLKEKIEGLIGSKKIFLFMKGTPEAPMCGFSAGVTNVLRSLGADYGSFNVLSDQTVREGIKEFANWPTIPQLYIEGEFIGGHDIVVELAKTGELQKKLGLPV, encoded by the coding sequence ATGGACCAAACTCTCAAAGAAAAAATCGAAGGATTGATCGGCTCGAAAAAGATCTTTCTATTTATGAAAGGAACTCCTGAGGCCCCGATGTGCGGTTTTTCCGCCGGCGTCACGAACGTTCTACGAAGCCTGGGTGCGGATTACGGATCCTTCAATGTACTTTCCGACCAGACGGTCCGGGAAGGAATCAAGGAATTCGCGAATTGGCCGACGATTCCCCAACTCTATATCGAAGGTGAGTTTATCGGTGGCCACGATATCGTCGTGGAATTGGCGAAGACCGGAGAATTGCAGAAAAAACTAGGCCTCCCAGTATAA
- a CDS encoding STAS domain-containing protein, whose translation MEGFQTDVSFEDGICIVKIQGNVSLKNAFSLKELIIKQFDEGCKEIILDFKGDVYLDSSGIGAIFNTQKYVTERNGSLKLRNLSRDVMTILRIANLDKHLDIIP comes from the coding sequence TTGGAAGGTTTTCAGACAGATGTGTCCTTTGAGGACGGAATTTGCATCGTTAAGATCCAGGGTAACGTAAGCCTAAAGAATGCGTTCTCCTTAAAAGAATTGATTATCAAGCAATTCGACGAAGGTTGCAAAGAAATTATTCTGGATTTCAAGGGAGACGTTTATTTGGACTCCTCCGGGATAGGAGCCATTTTCAATACCCAAAAATACGTTACAGAAAGGAATGGGAGTCTGAAATTGAGGAACTTGAGTCGGGACGTGATGACCATCCTGAGAATCGCCAACTTAGACAAGCACCTGGATATTATTCCCTGA
- a CDS encoding ABC transporter permease, with amino-acid sequence MTFREKFNAFSTIVRKETVRILRIWIQTLIPPGITISLYFLIFGKLVGSQIGNIGEHTYIQFIVPGLVMMSVILNAYNNVVSSFFGAKFGRNIEELLVSPTPSHLIVLGYSIGGVIRGILVGIIVTIVSLFFTDLKIVHPWAVFITVALSALLFSMGGFLNALFAKKFDDVTIIPTFILTPLTYLGGIFYSIRMLPETWQIVSKFNPILYMVNAFRYGFLGVSDIDPIFAMSLLAFGTILLYCLAVFLLNRGIGTRT; translated from the coding sequence ATGACATTCCGGGAAAAGTTCAACGCGTTTTCCACGATAGTGCGCAAAGAAACTGTGCGAATCCTCAGAATCTGGATCCAGACTCTGATCCCTCCCGGTATCACCATCTCTCTGTACTTTCTCATCTTCGGGAAACTGGTAGGATCGCAGATCGGAAATATCGGGGAACATACGTACATCCAATTCATCGTCCCCGGTCTCGTAATGATGTCGGTGATTCTGAACGCTTATAACAATGTGGTCTCATCCTTTTTCGGAGCGAAATTCGGACGGAATATAGAGGAACTTCTCGTTTCCCCCACACCTTCCCATTTGATCGTACTCGGATATTCCATCGGCGGAGTGATCCGAGGCATCCTAGTGGGAATCATCGTGACGATCGTTTCCTTGTTTTTTACCGATCTGAAAATCGTTCACCCTTGGGCTGTGTTCATTACCGTGGCGCTTTCCGCCCTGCTTTTTTCCATGGGAGGATTCCTGAACGCCTTATTCGCGAAGAAGTTCGACGACGTCACCATCATTCCCACTTTCATCCTGACGCCTCTCACGTATCTAGGAGGAATTTTTTATTCTATCCGTATGCTCCCTGAAACATGGCAGATCGTCTCCAAGTTCAATCCCATCCTATATATGGTAAACGCGTTCCGTTACGGCTTTCTGGGAGTGAGCGATATAGATCCGATTTTCGCCATGAGTCTCTTGGCCTTCGGAACGATTCTATTGTATTGTTTAGCGGTATTCTTACTGAACCGAGGAATCGGAACGAGGACGTAA
- a CDS encoding dihydrolipoyl dehydrogenase, which produces MKKYDILVIGSGGGTKLVTPPSRLGYKVAILEKDRLGGTCLNRGCIPSKMLIYPAEILTLASDAARFQLDIPGPFRVDFQSLVQRISAAVDSDSDSIAPAYEKNPNIDYYPYEGRFVENKVIQANGELLTADRIFLAGGCRPFLPDIPGLAGTPFMTSREALRRTELPKRLLIIGGGYIALELGFAYSSFGSETTFLVRNRMLSHEDEDIVNAFEKSFLKKHDVRLGTSVEKVEYDSGRFRLHCKGENSEFELEGDALLVATGVRPNTDWLDLDHTEIRMNEKGYILTNEYLETTAEGVYALGDIAGKHFFRHSVNFEGEALFHSLYVDKKRTLVEYPPVPHAVFTHPQIAAVGKTERELISEGADYISATNPYSASATGMARRSEEGFVKILVDRKSRKLLGAHVLGDEASNLIHVFILLMTMGGTLDDLLKMIYIHPALPEIARNAARKAREILAS; this is translated from the coding sequence ATGAAAAAATATGATATTCTCGTAATCGGATCGGGGGGTGGTACGAAATTAGTGACCCCTCCTTCCAGACTCGGCTATAAAGTCGCGATTCTGGAAAAAGACAGACTAGGAGGCACTTGCCTGAACCGGGGGTGCATTCCTTCCAAAATGCTCATCTATCCCGCCGAGATCCTAACCCTAGCTTCCGATGCGGCAAGATTCCAATTGGACATTCCGGGTCCGTTTCGAGTGGATTTTCAATCCTTGGTCCAGAGGATCTCTGCCGCGGTGGATTCGGACTCGGATAGTATAGCCCCTGCGTACGAAAAGAATCCGAACATAGATTATTATCCTTATGAGGGCCGCTTTGTGGAAAACAAGGTGATCCAAGCCAACGGAGAACTTTTAACGGCGGATCGCATTTTCCTAGCGGGAGGTTGCCGACCCTTTCTGCCGGACATCCCCGGTCTTGCAGGCACACCGTTTATGACAAGCAGGGAAGCTTTGCGTAGGACGGAACTTCCGAAACGACTCCTGATCATCGGCGGAGGATACATCGCTTTAGAACTGGGTTTTGCATATTCCTCCTTCGGCTCCGAAACCACCTTCCTAGTTCGGAATCGAATGCTTTCCCACGAAGACGAGGACATCGTCAACGCATTCGAAAAAAGTTTTCTGAAAAAACACGACGTACGTCTCGGAACCTCGGTGGAAAAAGTGGAGTACGATTCGGGCCGATTCCGTCTCCATTGTAAGGGAGAAAATTCGGAATTCGAACTCGAAGGGGACGCGTTGTTGGTGGCCACGGGTGTCCGTCCGAATACGGATTGGCTCGATCTGGATCATACGGAAATCCGGATGAACGAAAAAGGATACATTCTCACGAACGAATATCTGGAAACGACTGCGGAGGGAGTGTACGCCTTGGGAGATATCGCGGGAAAACACTTTTTCAGGCACTCCGTAAATTTCGAAGGGGAAGCCCTTTTCCATTCCTTGTACGTGGACAAGAAAAGGACCCTCGTAGAATATCCCCCCGTTCCTCACGCAGTCTTCACTCATCCCCAGATCGCAGCGGTAGGTAAGACGGAACGCGAATTGATCTCCGAAGGAGCGGACTATATCTCGGCGACCAACCCCTATTCCGCTAGCGCTACCGGAATGGCCCGACGATCCGAAGAGGGATTCGTAAAGATCCTGGTGGATCGTAAATCTAGAAAATTGTTGGGTGCGCACGTTTTAGGGGACGAAGCCTCGAACCTAATTCACGTTTTTATTCTTTTGATGACTATGGGCGGTACCTTGGACGATCTTCTGAAAATGATTTACATCCATCCCGCACTTCCGGAAATCGCCAGGAACGCGGCGAGAAAAGCCAGGGAGATATTAGCATCATAA
- a CDS encoding glutathione S-transferase N-terminal domain-containing protein — translation MMKLYQFQTCPYCAYVLEEFSRLGLVIGKDFELVEASRGTPGRQEVVRLGGINQVPFLVDEEVKMYESRDIVDYVRKKKSA, via the coding sequence ATGATGAAACTCTACCAGTTCCAAACCTGTCCCTATTGCGCCTATGTTTTAGAGGAATTTTCCAGACTAGGCTTGGTAATCGGAAAGGATTTTGAACTGGTGGAGGCAAGTAGAGGAACTCCTGGTAGGCAGGAGGTCGTTCGCTTAGGCGGAATCAACCAAGTTCCCTTTCTCGTGGACGAAGAAGTCAAAATGTACGAATCCAGGGATATCGTGGATTACGTTCGTAAAAAAAAGAGCGCCTAA
- a CDS encoding BolA/IbaG family iron-sulfur metabolism protein: protein MTIEEIRNKIRSGLPGSEVEILDPYKDGVHIKAVVRYSGFQGKSMVEQHRMVYDTLREELKEEVHALALETKVS from the coding sequence ATGACGATAGAAGAAATCCGAAATAAGATCCGATCCGGCCTACCAGGTTCCGAGGTGGAAATCTTAGATCCGTACAAGGACGGTGTCCATATCAAGGCGGTGGTGAGATACTCCGGCTTCCAAGGCAAATCGATGGTAGAACAGCATAGAATGGTTTACGACACATTGCGGGAAGAACTCAAAGAAGAAGTCCATGCCCTAGCTCTGGAAACCAAAGTCTCTTAG